The Poriferisphaera corsica DNA segment CGATGGCGAGTGTGAGGAGCATGAGGAGTGGGGATTTGAAGGAGTGGAATGAAGTTATGAGGAGGGTTGCGATGAGGATGGCGGCGAGGATGGAGGCCTTGATGGAATCGTTGTTAGCGGCCTCAGTCTCATCGGTTTCGACGACGTCGATGCCGGTGAGGCCGAGTTCAATGTCGGGATGTTTCTCTCGGACAAGGGCGAGTTCGTGTCGGATTGATTTGATTGCGTTTTCGTAAGGGGTGAGTGCACCGTCCGATTCACGGGGGGTGATGCGGAGGAGGAGGAGGCGCTGGTTGCGGGTCATGAGGTACTCCCAATGGGAGATACCGTTTTGGGATTTTGTGATGGCGAGGAGATCAACATCCTCGGCGGCGGGTGTTTCGATACGGGTGTTAAATGCGTCTACGAGCGCAGTGAGGTTATCAATACGTGCATTGAGTTGATTAACATCTATTGGTGCGTTAGAAGGTTTCTCCCGCATCTTGAGAATGGTGCGTTGAAGAAGGATTGCGGGCGTTGGGCTTTGCAGGAGTGATTTTGATTCAGCAATATCATCCATCTTTGCTGAAAATTCGTTGGGAGGGAGGAGACGAATGGTGCGCGGCGAGACTTCGGAAGGGTCAAAACCCCAGACGGCCTGTGAAACGTAAGGAAGGTTTTGCAGTGTTGGGCCGAGTGTATCGACGAGCGCTTTGACGCGTTTGACTTTGTCAGGGTCAGGTTGATTGTTGTTGTAGGTATCGATTGCGATGATGAAGTCGGCGTTGCCGGTGAAGTTCTCTTGCCATCGAATAAAGTTTTGGTTCCAGGGGAGATCGCGGGAGATAAGATCGTTGCGATTCGGCTTAAAAGTGATGGTGGTGAGCGTGTATCCGATGCAAATGAATGCGATCAGGCATGCGATAGAGAGGATTGCCCACGGGTGCGTGCTGACGATGCGTGACCAGCGGGTTAGTAGATGATGGCGAAAACGTTCGAGCATAGTGTGAATATCGTATGAATGAGGGTTGATTCTGGCAAAATAGTGCTGGTGCTAATGGTTAGTGCTAGTCGCAACCGCGGCAACTGTGTGTGTTCATGAAGATCATCATAGCGTGTGTCATCATGTATGGGGGGGGATTGGGGGCTAGCCGACATCGATGAGGCCGAGGGTGTGGCCGTGGGTTTTCAGGAGAACGGATTTTAAGAGGGCGTTGGGTTCCGATTTGAGGAGCGGGTCGGTTTCGATAATGGATTCGGCGTCACGTTTGGCTAGCATGAGGAGGTCCATGTCTTGTGGGATTTGGGCAACGCGGAGTGGTGCGGCTCCGGCTTGTCGTGTGCCGAAGAAATCACCCATGCCACGGATTTCGAGGTCGAGTTCCGAGATTTTGAAGCCATCGTTTGAGGAGGCGATGGCTTTCATGCGTTTTTCGCCGTCTTCAGTTGTGGGTTCAGCGATGAAAACGCAGAGGGACTTGATGCCATGGGTGCCACGCCCGACGCGGCCTCGAAGTTGGTGAAGTTGCGCGAGGCCGAAACGCTCGGCGTGCTCGATGATCATGATTGTTGCGTTGGGAACGTCGACGCCGACTTCGATGACGGTGGTGGCGACTAACACATGGATAGAGCCGTCACGGAATTGCTTCATGACTTCTTCGCGCTCTTCGGATTTGAGGCGGCCATGGACGAGTCCGACTTTTGAGTCGGGGCAGTATTTGTTTTGGATGAGCTTGGCGTGGTCGGTGACATTGCGGAGTTGTTTTTTGGGGTCGTCTTCGAGGCCAGAGTTTTCGATTGCGGGGAGAACGACGTAGGCTTGCTCGCCGCGAGCGAGACGATCATTGAGATAGCGGTAGACGTCATCGGTTTTGTTCATGTCAACGACACGGTTGATGATGGGTGAGCGTCCGGGGGGTAGGCCACGGATGGTGGAGACGTCGAGGTCGCCGAAGACGGTAAGGGAGAGAGTACGAGGGATGGGCGTTGCAGTCATGACAAGATGATGCGGAATCTTCCCCCCGCCGCCCCCCTGTTTTCCTCCCTGATTTTTGTCATCAGTGGTGTTTTTCGATTTCAAGAAAGCCCTTTGCATGACACCGAAACGGTGCTGCTCGTCGATGATAACGACGGCAAGGTCTTTGAACTCGAAGGTGTCGGAGAGGACGGCGTGTGTGCCGATGACGATGTCGATGTCGCCGGACTGGATTTCGTCGTGGATGATTTGGCGTTTTTGCTTTTCGGCTTTGGTTGTGCCGGAACCTGTGAGGAGTGCGACAGACACGTTGGTGTTGTGGAGCATATTACAGATGGAGAGGTAATGCTGCTCAGCGAGAAGTTCGGTGGGTGCGAGCAGGACGGCTTGCTTGCCTGAGGTGTAGGCGGCGAGGAGCGCGTAGAGAGCAACAGCGGTTTTGCCGGAGCCGACATCCCCCTGAAGAAGACGATTCATGGGTGATATGCGGGAAAGATCGTGTGCGATTTCTTTAACGACAGCGTTTTGATCGTCGGTGAGTTCAAAGGGATAACAATCGCGGATCTGTTTGTCGATTTCTGGCGTGATGGTGAGCGGTGGGGATTGAAGACGATCGCGGACGAATGCTTTTTTCATAGCGATGCCGAGTTGGAGAAGGAGAAGCTCGTTGTAGGCGAGACGGCGGCGTGCGGCTTTTGTTTCGTCGAGGTCGTTGGGCTGATGCACCATGCGGAGCGCATCAGCGAGCGGGGGCATTTCATGATGTTTGAGAAGATCGTCGGGAAGCGGGTCGATGAGATGAGGAAGGACAGCGGGAAGAATATTCTCGATGACACGTTCGATGTGCGAGGAGGCGAGTTGTTCGGTGGCGGGATAGACGGGGCGGAGTTTGTCGTCACGGGCTGGCTCGAGGTCGGGTTCGGCGAGTTTCTCCCATTTAGGGTTGATGATCTGGGTGTAGTTGCCGAAGGATTTGGTTTTGCCTTGAACGCGCAGGTAGTCACCGATTTGGATACGGCGAGAGAGGTATTGGGCGTTGAACCATGTGAGAAGCAGTGAGCCTGTGTCGTCTTGGAGGGAGACTTCAAAGCGGCCTTTCTTGCCGAAGCGTCCGGGAACCCAGCGGAGTTCGGCGACCTGACCGCGTGCGGTGGCGATGGCGTCTTGAGAGATGTTTTCGATTTGATCTTCAGCAGCCTCGTACTCATATCGCATGGGGAGATGGCGAAGGAGGTCGGAGGTGGTGCGGATGTCGAGGCGTTGGATGAGTGTGTTGGCACGTTTGGGGCCGACGCCGGGGAGCTTGGCGATGGGTGTGGACATGCGGATGGATTGCTTGGATGAAGACGCGGTCATGAGGCTATTGTAAGGGAGGTGAGGGGGATGAGGGAAGTGCGTGTCTATGACATACTATTTGCTGTTTCTTTTCGATGAGTGTTGGTGAGGTCGTTAGATATTGTGTTGCAACCAGGTTGTGAAATCTTGAATTGTATGAAACAAGAAATCTGGCTTCAGTTCAAGTAGCTTGTCTGGATTTGTGGTTGAGGCCCATGCGGCGGCGACAATGGGAATGCCGACGGAATGACTTGCGGTGATATCACTGGGCACGTCGCCAACGTAAATCATTTCTGTCTTGTCCAGCGGCTTCAGGTAGTCAATGACGGCTTGAATTCCGTCTGGTTTTCTTGGGCCGTATTGGTGACCGGTTTCAATCATTTCAAAGAAATGCTTGATGCCAAATTTACGTAGTGATATTTCAGTGCTGAGTTTGCCTTTACCTGTCACCATTGCAATTCGAATGCCTTTGTTTTTGAGTAGAGTCAATAAATCGATGATCCCTTCAAAAGGTTCCAAGCACATATCATGTAGATCTTCGTAATGAGAAAGATAGCTGGCCAACCCCTGCTCATAATGATCTGGGGCTAATGCCATAATGGTCCCTTCTTCTGAAGGACCAAAGGTTGCGATAATTTCGTGATCTGAAATGGGTTTATTCGTCAATGGCTCGACAGATTGTCTGAAGGCTTCGATGCAAAGAGGCAGAGTATTGGCAATAGTACCATCGAGATCAAAAATGATTGCTTTGATTTTATTCATGTGAAATCTAAGAAATCTATCTTGGGTTGATTCTATACAACTTTACAGTAACACGGCCATGCGAATCGCGTAACTGAATATGCTTAGGATAACACGGCTATAGATGTGATGTAAGAGTGGAAGAAACCGAGACACCTTTTTGCCGAAGCGTCTGTGAACTCAACGGAGTTTGGCGACTTGGGGGATGTTGACGGCAGCTTCGTACTCGTAGCGCATGGGGAGATGACGCGGCAGGTCTGAGGCGGTGTGGACGTCGAGGCGTTGGATGAAAGCATTTGCGCGTTTAGGGCCAACGCCGGGCAGTTTGGCGACAGGCGTGGACATGGGGGTATTGTACGGAAGGTGAAGGAGTGTGTGAATTGCGAAAAAGTTCTGTAAATAATATCTAATATATGCATTTTAATAAGTTACTTAATTTTGCTTCGGTTAACTAAATGAAGATATTTCAACTATATCGCTGGTATCCACCAACTCGCTACCTATTCTTTCCGCTTTATCGACGTCTTCGCCACAAGATGCATTTCCCCATCGTAATTTCATACTTTCTCGTTTGGATAACTAGCGCAATTCTTCATGGTTTGCTAATTCTGATTACAGGCAATGTTATTGCAGCATTATTTTTTACTCTGACTTTTATTTGCTTGGGAACTCTAGGATCTATTACGGCAATTGCAAAACAACTGCAGGCCAGAAAATCCTATTCGTAATTCCACGTCTAACAAATTTTGTGAATGTTGTCTCTCAAGAGCCTGCAACCTGTCAGGTCGCAGCCATTGGAGTTGTAGTATTTTTTCGCTGGTTGTTGCAAACACCCCACGACCCGCGGTCGTGGGCTTGATGGGTCATATCTAACCAAGTATTAGAGCGTATAGAAAAATCGGCTCACCGGAATTTGATCTTGGCGGCGAGCCGATTGTGGTTGCACGGTTATTCTGTTTTACTTAGCTCATCCCAATCTACAGATGAACTGACCCACTACTGTTCGAACTTTAAAACCGTGCGGGTGTTGGTGTATGCTCAATTTAGCCTATTTTTTAAGGGCATCGCGGTGAGCGGGGAGATAGTACTGGCTTGTATAGTCTCCGAGCATGCGGTGCGTGCTGAACTGAGCACAGACAGTTTTCATTGATGCTTCCATCATGTCGACCCACTTGGTGGCGACGCCTTCCTTGTTGGTCTTGTAGAAAGTCGGAAGCATTTGTTTTTCGAGGATGTCGTAGAAGGAGTTGGCATCATAGGTGTCTTGCTCGGATTGTTTATCGAACTGTTTGCCACCGATGGCGTAGCCGTTCTTTTTGTTGTATGACTCAGGCCACCAACCGTCGAGGATGGAGCAGTTGATGCCGCCGTGTAGTGGTGGCTTCATGCCTGAGGTGCCTGATGCTTCCATTGGGCGAAGTGGGTTGTTGAGCCAGACATCGACGCCGGAGGTGAGCATACGGCCGACTTGCATGTCATAGTTTTCGATGACAGCGATACGACCACGGAAACCGGGCTGCTTGGAGAACTCGACGATTTGCTGAAGGTACTTCTGACCATCCTTGTCGGCTGGGTGAGCTTTACCTGCAAAGACGAACTGCACGGGGCGGTCGGTGCTTGCGATGATGGCTTTGAGACGCTTCATGTCGTGGAAGATGAGCGGAGCACGTTTGTAGGTTGCGAAGCGACGTGCGAAGCCGATGGTGAGTGTGTTTTCGTCGAGCATGGTTTGAGCAGTGACGATGTCTTCGAGAGGTTGGCCGTGCTTGATGGCTTGCTGAACGAGACGCTCGCGGACGAAACGGATGAGACGTGTGCGAAGCATTTTGCGTGTGTTCCAGAGAACGTCTGCTGGGATTTTGTCAGCCTTCTTCCACCAGTCTGAATCGGCGTTTGGTGAAGCCCAGTTTGGCTTGAGGTATTTGGTGTAGAGCGGCTCGATTTCAGGTGCGAGCCATGTTTGTGAGTGGATGCCATTGGTGACGTGACCGATTGGAACTTCGTCTGGATCGGAGAGGCCGAAGTGGTCGATCCACATGCGGCGTGATGTGTCGCCGTGAAGCTCTGCGACGCCGTTGGCACGTTCACAGAAGTTGAGTGCGAGAACAGTCATGCAGAAAGGTGCGTTCTTGTTATCGAGGTCTTCTGAGCCGAGTTGGAGAACGTCGTTGACGGAGAGGCCGGTGTCTTCACCTGCGTACTGTGAGAGGTACTTGCGAGCCATTTTGACGTCGAAGCGGTCGTGGCCTGCGGGGACTGGTGTGTGTGTGGTGAAACAGCCACCTGCGCGGACGGTTTCCATTGCTTCTTCGGAAGGGACGCCTTCTTTGAGGAGTTCAGAGAAGCGGTGGAGGCCGTTGAATGCGGCGTGGCCTTCGTTGAGATGATAGACGGTTGGTTCGATGTCGAGTGCTTGAAGAGCGAGTGTGCCGCCGACGCCGAGGATGAGTTCTTGGCGGATACGTGTTTCGTTGTCGCCGCCGTAAAGGAAGTGCGTGATTTCACGGTCTTTTGGTGTGTTTTCTTCGATGTCGGTGTCGAGGAGGTAGGCTTCGATGCGGCCAACTTTTGCGAGCCACACTTTGGCGTGGATACGACGACGACCGACAGGGACAGGAACGATGATGCCTGTGTCTTCGATTGGGAAGTCGTTGAAATCGTATTCTGGGTAGACGGCTTTGGTTGAGCCGTCGGCTTCGATTTCCTGGCGGTAGTAGCCGTGACGGTACATGAGGCCGACGGCGGTCAGTGGGATGCCGAGGTCTGAGGCTGATTTGAGGTGATCACCAGCGAGAACGCCGAGGCCGCCGGAGTAGATGGGGAATGATTCATGGATGGCGAATTCAGCACAGAAGTATGCGATGCGCGCTTTTTTGTCCTTGCCTTTGACGGTGCGGTCGAACCAAGTCTTTGATTTCATGTAGTCGGCGAATTGTTTTTGTACGGCCTTGAGATTTTTGAGGAAGGCTTCGTCGGAAGCGAGTGTGAGCAAGCGGTGGTCTGGTGCTTGTTTGATGGTTTGGAGTGGGTTGCGTTCTGTGGCTTCCCAGAGCATGGGATCGATGGCGGCGAAAAGACGCTGCGCGGAGGAGTTCCATGTCCACCAGAAGTTGGAGGCGATATCACAGAGTTGGTCGGCTATCTGCTGGATAGATGCTTGCTGTTGACGTTTGGTTTGAGCTGCTTTAGTCATTGTTAACACCACTTAAAAAACAGTTTAAAATCCTAATCGTGTATTAGTTTGCCTGTGTACGGCCGTAAATATCGGTTAGTTGAGCGAGCCGTTTGGCGATACGTTTATTGAGCTGGCGAGGTTCGAGTCGCCAGGCCCAGTTGTTTTCGATTGTGCCGGGGAGATTCATGCGTGATTTACCATCGAGGCCGAGGAGGTCCTGGACGGGGAAGACGGCGAGGTTGGCGGGTGAGGACATGGCGAGACGGATGAGATCCCAGTGGATTTCATCGGTTGAACCGAGCGAAACTTTTGTGCGTTGAGCGGTCGTGAGGCCGTTGGATTTTGATTTATCCCGTTTCGTTTCGACCCACCAGCCGCATGTCGTGTCGTTGTCGTGTGTGCCGGTGTAGACGACGGATTGTGGGGGGAAGTTGTGTGGCGCGTGATAGGAGTTGTCGTCGCCGAAAGCGAATTGAATGATGCGCATGCCAGGGAAGTTGAATTGGTCGCGGAGCGCTGCGGCTTGTGGCGTGAGGATACCGAGGTCTTCGGCGATGATGGGCATGTTGCCGATGGCTTTTTTGAGAGCATTGAATACGGATGGGCCGGGGCCGGGGCGCCATTTGCCGTTACGTGCGGTGGGTGCGCCGTATTTGACGGCCCAGAAGCGGGCGAAGCCGAGGAAGTGATCAATGCGTACGGAATCGAAGATAGAGAAGGTTTGTTTGAACCGTTCGATCCACCATTTGTATTTGGTTTGCTTATGTCTATCCCAGAGATAGAGTGGGTGGCCCCAAAGTTGGCCTTCATCGGAGAAGGCATCGGGGGCTGCGCCGGACACTTCGCGTGGCAGGCCGTTGGCTTTGAGGTCGAAAAGATCGGTGTGTGACCAGACGTCTGCTGAGTCGTGTGCGATAAAGATGGGGATGTCGCCGACGAGAGATATACCCTTTGAATTGGCGTATTTTTTGAGTTTCATCCATTGTTTGTGAAAGATGAATTGGATGAAGGTGTGATAGGCGATGCCGTCGGCGTATTCTTCACGCGCTTCTACGAGTGCTTCTGGTTTATGCTTTGCGAGTGGCTTGGGCCATTCCCACCATGGGAGCGATTCGTGGGCGTCTTTGATGGCGCAGAAGAGGGTATAGTCGGGAAGCCAATGTTTTTGTTCTTTGAGAAATTTTTTGTAGGCGGCAGTGTTTTGTTTTTTCTTTGCGATGAAGCGTTCGAAGGCGATGCCAAGGCGATCGGCGCGGAACTTCATGACGCGGGGGTAGAAGACTTTTTTGTCAGAGAAGGATTTAAGCGGTTTTATTTCGGCTTTGGTGAGCAAACCATCATTGACAAGGTCGACGAGTGAGATGAGGAGGTATGAGCCAGCGAATGCGGAGGTAGAGTTGTATGGAGAGCCTGAACCGTCGACTGGGCCGATGGGAAGCATTTGCCACCATGCCTGGTTGGCCTCGTTCAGGAAATCGACGAAGTCGTAGGCAGATTGGCCGAGGTCACCGGAACCATGCTTACCGGGTAGGGATGTTGGGTGCATGAGGATGCCGCTGGAACGACGATCAAGTTGAGGCAATTTACGCATTGTTGGGAACCTTCTGAAACTGCGCGAGGATTTTATCTGTCAGGGAAATGCGAATGCGTGAATTCATGAAAATGAATGATTCGCAACTTAGTCCCATGAGCGGAGATTGTAGCACAGTTTAACCGTTTAACCAGTGTAAAACAGACGTTAAGCGTACTTTTTTTGCCAAATTTGTTTAACACACAAACCTTGTTAAATACGTATGTTATGTTTATCGGCTAGATACCAAGTATGTTTGACGATGTTTTAGTCTGTTTTTAGTCACTGATTTTAGTTATGCCCGGTGGTTAACAGATTTGAGGCACTACGGCCAAATGGCGACGCAATCGGCAGGGACAGAATGATTCAGTACAAGTTGCATGTTGGGCTGATCGACATGACTCACATGCTGATCGATTTGCGCTTGGGGCTTGGGATTGGCGGATTGGGCGTGCCGATTGAGAATGCGAGCGGTGCAGATATCAGCGGACGTATTAATGAAAATGGAGAATGAAAACAGAGACTGGAGTTGAGTCCAAGGCGGTTGATCGAGTAGTAGATAGTTGCCTTCAGTGATGATGAGATGCGTCTGCGAATGAATCTGGTGCTCAGGAGACTGGCGTGCAACGGGTTCGTGAAGATCACGGTCATAAAAAGGGATATAGGGGGTGGCGGGTTTTAATTGGGCTTGTGTGAGAAGTTTTTTGTATGAAGAGAAGTCAAAAGTGCTGGGAGAGCCTTTGATTTTTGTAAGGTGTTGCTGGCTTAATTGCTGGTTGGTGAGGTGGAAGCCGTCCATGGGGATCAGTGCGGCGTAATGAGCGGCCGTAAGGTTATTGATTTGGCTGGCGAGAGAATGAGCGAAAGTTGATTTGCCTGAGGCTGGCGGGCCGGCGATGGCGATGACGGGACGATGCGTGGCTGTGGGAGGAAATTGGTTGACAAGAAAAGTGGCGAGCTGTTGTGTCGCTTGCGAAGTGATAATGATATGGTTTGGGGACGGGTGCATAGGATAGTCAGATTGATCAGGAGACTCGTTTGATGATACCAGAGAATGTTGTTGAATTGTTACAGGTGATGGTGCGGTGCGACACGGTCAATCAGTCGGTGAGCGGCGTGCTGAAAGCTGAGCAGCGATTGGCGGAGATATTAAAGGGGATTGCGGAGGAGATGGGGTTTGAGACGCGGTATTTGCCGGTAGATGACGGGCAGGCGGATCAGTTATTGGTGACTTATCAAGTTGGCGAGGGGAAGCCTTGGGTTTGGTTCGACAGTCATATGGATACGGTGAGTGTCGCGGGCATGACGATTGAGCCGTTTGGCGGCGAGATCAAGGATGGGAAAATGTGGGGGCGCGGGACGTGCGATACGAAGGGTACGGGGGCGTGCATGTTGTGGGCGATGCATGCGTACAAACAGAGTGGGTGCGCGGAGAATAATATTGCGCTACTTTTCTCGATTGATGAAGAGGAAGGAATGACGGGGATACGATCATTTGTAAGAAAAGATTACGAGGCGATAGGGATCGAGCCGGTGGGTTTTGTGGTAGGCGAGCCAACGAAATGCGAGCCGATTGTGAGGCATAATGGGGTGTTTCGGGGCGAGGTTTGGACGTATGGCAAGGCGGCTCATTCGAGTGAACCTGAGAATGGTGTGAGCGCGATTAGCGCGATGGCTCGGTTATTGCTGAAGATTGAAGGGGAATATATTCCGACACTGAATGCGCGTGATGAACTGACGGGCAAGGCGCAGATGAGTATGAACAAGATTTTGGGAGGCGAATCACTGAATGTAATCCCGGATGCTTGTTTGGCTTATGTCGATCGAAGATTGGTGCCGGGAGAAAAGGCGGCAGATGCGTTTAGAGAGTTTGAAGCGTTCGTCGCGGATTATACAAAACGAGAAGACGAGGGATTGAATTACGAGTTAAAAATGACGCTCGCGGTGCCGGGGATGGATGCGGGCGAGGACGAGCGGCTTTTGCGTGGGATACAAGGGGTATGCGAGGAACTCGGGGTGCGTAACGAGGGATTGGGTGTCGCGTATGCGACGCATGGTGGATATTTACGCGAGACAGGGCAAAGCGTGGTCGTGATCGGGCCTGGGGATATTGCTCAGGCCCATACAAAGGATGAATATGTAGAGCTTGAGCAAATCGAATTGGGAATGAAGCTATATCTGGGGATCATGAAGGCTGAAATGGGATAAATGCGGGGTGTTGCGTGATATGTTAAAATGGTGATTCGTCAATTGGGGCGGGCTGTGTCGTGGCTAGAGGCTGGGACATCACTATGATAGGGATTGACGGATGTGGAGGTGGGTTTTTTGACGGCGGGGCGAGCAGAATGAAGGATGAAGTTATGACAGAACAACTCAACAAATATTCAGCAACAATCACACAACCTGCGTCACAAGGCGCAAGTCAAGCAATGCTATATGCAACAGGTTTGACTGAAGAAGATATGAACAAGCCCCAGGTAGGTATTGGGAGCATGTGGTACGAGGGGAATCCTTGCAACATGCACTTGCGTGACTTGTCGTCACTCGTCAGCGATAGTGTAAAAGAAGCTGGCATGGTGAGTATGCAGTTCAACACGATTGGTGTGTCGGATGGCATCTCAATGGGTACTAATGGGATGTGCTACTCACTGCAAAGCCGCGAACTTATTGCGGATTCTGTTGAGACGATCATGGGCGCTCAATGGTACGACGCGTTAGTCACCCTGCCCGGTTGCGATAAGAATATGCCGGCATGTGTGATGGCGCTTGCCCGACTCAATCGTCCGGGGCTGATGATCTACGGGGGAACGATTAAAGCAGGTAGCGCGGTGATCCGCGGCAAGGAAGAGAAGCTGGATATTGTTTCGGCTTTCCAAGCTTATGGTCAGGCGCTTGCGGGCGTGATTACCGAAGATGAACGCAAAACTATTATCCGCAATGCTTGCCCGGGACCGGGAGCATGCGGCGGGATGTATACGGCAAATACGATGGCTTCGTTTATTGAATGCCTTGGTTTGTCGCTACCTGCATCATCATGTGTGCCTGCTGTTGATCAACAGAAACGTGATGAATGCTTGAACATCGGACAAGTGGTTTACAGATTGCTTGAGACAGATCTTAAGCCCAAAGACATCGTGACGAGACAGTCGTTCCTAAATGCGATGCGGTTGGTGATCATTACGGGTGGTTCAACAAATGCGGTGCTGCACTCGATTGCGATGGCACGAGCATTTGATATTGAATTGACCATCGAAGACTGGGCGAAGATGTCGAAGGAAACGCCGATGTTGGCTGACATGAAGCCAAGCGGCCGGTTTGTGATGGAAGAATTGAATGAAGTTGGCGGCACACCGGGCCTCGTGAAACTGCTGATCCAGAGGGGTTTGATGGATGGCGAGCAGAAAACGATCACTGGAAAAACGTTATGGGAAAATGTGAAGGATCTGCCTGACTTCCCAGAGTACGGTGAGGGCGAAGGCAAGCAGTTGGTGATCAAACCGTTTGAGGATCCGATCAAGGAAGATGGCCACATTCAGATTATGCGTGGCAATCTGACGCCGGGCGGTTGCGTTGGCAAAATCACGGGCAAAGAAGGTACGAGCTTTGTCGGCACAGCTAACGTGTTTGATTGTGAAGAAGATATGTTACACGCTTTGGAAGATGGAAAAATCCAGAAGGGTGACGTGATCATCATCCGATACGAAGGGCCTAAGGGTGGGCCGGGTATGCCAGAAATGCTGACACCAACGAGTGCAGTTGCTGGTGCTGGGCTTATTAAGGACGTTGCATTACTGACTGATGGTAGGTTCAGTGGTGGCTCTCATGGTTTCATTGTGGGTCATATTACACCTGAAGCGATTGAAGGTGGACCGATTGCATTGGTTAAAACAGGTGACAAAGTGACCATCGATACCATTGCTGGCGAAATCAATATGGATGTAAGTGATGATGAATTAGAAGCACGTCGCAAAGCATGGATGAAGCCAGAATACAAGGTTAAGCGTGGTGTGTTGCATAAGTACATCAAGCTTGTGAAGGACGCTTCGACTGGCTGCGTGACTGACGAATAAGGTGTTTTTCACATGTGATGTGTTATTCGCATGGTGATACAGAAACACTTATAATGCTGATCATAAAGGGTCCGTAGCTCAATTGGATAGAGCACCGGTCTTCGGAACCGACGGT contains these protein-coding regions:
- the ilvD gene encoding dihydroxy-acid dehydratase, which codes for MTEQLNKYSATITQPASQGASQAMLYATGLTEEDMNKPQVGIGSMWYEGNPCNMHLRDLSSLVSDSVKEAGMVSMQFNTIGVSDGISMGTNGMCYSLQSRELIADSVETIMGAQWYDALVTLPGCDKNMPACVMALARLNRPGLMIYGGTIKAGSAVIRGKEEKLDIVSAFQAYGQALAGVITEDERKTIIRNACPGPGACGGMYTANTMASFIECLGLSLPASSCVPAVDQQKRDECLNIGQVVYRLLETDLKPKDIVTRQSFLNAMRLVIITGGSTNAVLHSIAMARAFDIELTIEDWAKMSKETPMLADMKPSGRFVMEELNEVGGTPGLVKLLIQRGLMDGEQKTITGKTLWENVKDLPDFPEYGEGEGKQLVIKPFEDPIKEDGHIQIMRGNLTPGGCVGKITGKEGTSFVGTANVFDCEEDMLHALEDGKIQKGDVIIIRYEGPKGGPGMPEMLTPTSAVAGAGLIKDVALLTDGRFSGGSHGFIVGHITPEAIEGGPIALVKTGDKVTIDTIAGEINMDVSDDELEARRKAWMKPEYKVKRGVLHKYIKLVKDASTGCVTDE